In Halobacteroides halobius DSM 5150, the genomic window GATTACCATCTCTACTGCTTCTTCTAAAGTAATCCAAAACCTAGTCATTCTTTCATCAGTAATAGGTATAATTCCTTCTCCTCTCTTCTCCTGGAAAAATGGAATCACACTTCCTCTACTTCCCAATACATTACCATAGCGTACTACAGAGAACTTAGTCTTCTTCTTACCTGCATAGGAATTTCCTGTAATAAATAACTTATCTGAACATAATTTAGTTGCACCATAAAGATTTATTGGGTTAGCTGCCTTATCAGTACTTAAAGCTACCACCTTCTCTACTCCTCTATCAATAGCAGCATTAATAATATTTTCAGCTCCTAATACATTAGTCTTAATTGCTTCAAAAGGATTATACTCACACTCTGGTACTCGCTTTAAAGCAGCTGCATGAACTACAATATCAACATCATCAAAAGCCCGATAAAGTCTATCTTTATCTCGTACATCACCAATAAAAAATCTTAATCTATCATCAGCATATTTTGAACGCATCTCTGCTTGCTTTAATTCACCACGACTTAAAATAATTAATTTTTCTACATTATATTTATCTAATATTAATTCAGTAAATTTCTTCCCAAAGGACCCCGTACCACCAGTTAATAGTATAGTTTTATTATCTAGCATAACTGCATCACCTTACTATCTATATTATCTAACTCTTATTATCTATAAATTTTCCTTCATTTAAAAGTGATTGCTTGGTATTACTATATGAATTAAGAATTTTCTCTCCTTTATTCAACTTATTCTTTTCTTTAGATAAATTTTCTTTCTTTCTCTGAATCATCCCTTTATTTTCCTGCTCTAAAGACTGAAGTTTCAAAATAATCTTTTTTAATACCTTCCTAATCATTTTTAATTCTTCTTTTTTAGGAATATCTTCTTCTAACAACTTATTAATAAATTTCTCATTATTAATAATATTGAATTCTTCTTTTAACTTATTTCGACAAGTTATTATTTTTTCCTGCAATGTTTTTATTCTTTCAACTACTTCTTTTTTTCTACCTAATAATTTATTTGATTCTAAAAAATTATCTTTTTTAATAAGATTGT contains:
- the pseB gene encoding UDP-N-acetylglucosamine 4,6-dehydratase (inverting), translated to MLDNKTILLTGGTGSFGKKFTELILDKYNVEKLIILSRGELKQAEMRSKYADDRLRFFIGDVRDKDRLYRAFDDVDIVVHAAALKRVPECEYNPFEAIKTNVLGAENIINAAIDRGVEKVVALSTDKAANPINLYGATKLCSDKLFITGNSYAGKKKTKFSVVRYGNVLGSRGSVIPFFQEKRGEGIIPITDERMTRFWITLEEAVEMVILALEKILGGEIFVPKIPSMKITDLARAIAPDCEQEVVGIRPGEKLHESLISRADARHTLEFDDHYIIQPEFNWWGKNNHDDGQALEEGFEYRSDKNDEWISIEEMRGIIREL
- the flgN gene encoding flagellar export chaperone FlgN — its product is MKDKLKRSISDLIDNYQKQYDNYRKLLNFTQEQNNLIKKDNFLESNKLLGRKKEVVERIKTLQEKIITCRNKLKEEFNIINNEKFINKLLEEDIPKKEELKMIRKVLKKIILKLQSLEQENKGMIQRKKENLSKEKNKLNKGEKILNSYSNTKQSLLNEGKFIDNKS